One segment of Haloplanus natans DSM 17983 DNA contains the following:
- a CDS encoding response regulator: protein MGEPIRVLHVDDDPDFVELAATFLEREDERFAVETATSVTEGLDRLAELPIDCIVSDYDMPARNGIEFLETVREEHPKLPFVLFTGRGSEEIASRAISVGVTEYLQKRSGTDQYTVLANRIANGVRAYRAETAVSRSEERYHNLVDTAPIPIIVFGRDRELVYSNDAAVDFFDADDPAALDGRTVTDFLHPDDRERALTRFERLMEEGEPLPGTEFRLVTVDGEIKTATVATAPGYYRGRKVAQAMAYR, encoded by the coding sequence ATGGGTGAACCGATCCGCGTCCTCCACGTCGACGACGACCCGGACTTCGTGGAGTTGGCCGCGACGTTTCTCGAACGCGAGGACGAGCGGTTCGCCGTCGAGACGGCGACGAGCGTCACGGAGGGTTTGGATCGGCTCGCGGAACTCCCCATCGACTGCATCGTCTCGGACTACGACATGCCGGCTCGGAACGGCATCGAATTCCTCGAAACCGTGCGCGAGGAGCATCCGAAGCTTCCTTTCGTCCTGTTTACCGGACGCGGCTCGGAGGAGATCGCCAGCCGGGCGATCTCGGTCGGCGTCACCGAATACCTCCAGAAGCGGAGCGGAACGGATCAGTACACGGTGTTGGCCAACCGCATCGCGAACGGCGTCCGGGCCTATCGTGCGGAAACGGCCGTGAGCCGGAGCGAGGAACGCTACCACAACCTCGTCGACACCGCTCCGATTCCGATCATCGTCTTCGGCCGCGATCGGGAGCTGGTCTACTCGAACGACGCGGCCGTCGACTTTTTCGACGCCGACGACCCCGCGGCACTCGACGGGCGAACGGTCACCGACTTCCTCCATCCGGACGACAGGGAGCGCGCGCTCACGCGCTTCGAGCGTCTCATGGAGGAAGGAGAGCCACTCCCGGGGACCGAGTTCCGCCTCGTGACGGTCGACGGCGAGATCAAAACCGCCACCGTCGCGACCGCACCCGGCTACTACCGGGGACGGAAGGTCGCACAGGCGATGGCGTACCGGTAG
- a CDS encoding diadenylate cyclase, with amino-acid sequence MGDLDRVLRKYATSQKLMDRIRYTAETLSMEFERWDEPHVSGPSLYFLVVADVDFDHYTDPLGGNQWPVERCRVVSESTEAFTKVARDVAFSCDGAVVVTGDGTIQEQMVRVRSPGRGEIGDAGDLDYPDWMGTKHLSALETSTREGVLWAITLSEEDGRVTTFLDGSYQDYPRPEIGGRWRPDL; translated from the coding sequence ATGGGTGATCTCGACCGGGTGTTACGGAAGTACGCAACCAGTCAGAAGCTGATGGACCGGATCAGGTACACGGCCGAGACGCTCAGCATGGAGTTCGAACGCTGGGACGAACCGCACGTCTCCGGACCGAGCCTCTATTTTCTCGTCGTCGCGGACGTCGACTTCGACCACTACACGGACCCGCTGGGGGGGAATCAGTGGCCGGTCGAGCGGTGTCGGGTGGTCTCGGAGTCGACCGAGGCGTTCACCAAGGTTGCCCGCGACGTGGCGTTCAGTTGCGACGGCGCCGTCGTGGTCACCGGCGACGGCACCATCCAGGAACAGATGGTTCGCGTTCGGAGTCCGGGCCGGGGCGAAATCGGCGACGCCGGCGATCTCGACTACCCCGACTGGATGGGGACGAAACACCTGAGCGCGCTGGAGACATCGACCCGCGAGGGGGTGCTCTGGGCCATCACGTTGAGCGAGGAGGACGGCCGGGTGACGACGTTTCTCGACGGATCATACCAGGACTATCCCCGCCCGGAGATCGGGGGTCGGTGGCGCCCCGATCTGTAG
- a CDS encoding aminopeptidase, which translates to MSNTLREAAETAVHQCMALGADESCAVVTDDERLPIGEALYEVASDVTADAVLLRYPPGEQHGTEPPAPVAAAMADADVVLAPTTKSLSHTRARKRACEAGARAATLPGVTEAVMTAGLDADYEAIERGCREVLAQVDGADEIRVTAPAGTDLTVRPGDREWLTDTGMVHDAGDFSNLPAGETFVSPETANGTYVVDGTMMPHGLVPEPLRFEVEDGYVTHISDDAVREQVEAGREEVGDAAANLAELGIGTNVGVTELVGSVLLDEKAAGTVHVAIGDDASIGGDTEAPLHLDGIIREPTVYADGEVVDLPTAERT; encoded by the coding sequence ATGTCCAACACACTCCGCGAGGCCGCCGAGACGGCGGTCCATCAGTGCATGGCGCTCGGCGCCGACGAGTCCTGTGCGGTCGTCACCGACGACGAGCGCCTCCCGATCGGCGAGGCGCTGTACGAGGTCGCGAGCGACGTGACCGCCGACGCCGTCCTCCTGCGATATCCGCCGGGCGAGCAACACGGAACCGAACCGCCCGCGCCCGTCGCGGCGGCGATGGCCGACGCCGACGTGGTGCTCGCGCCGACGACGAAGAGTTTGAGTCACACGCGCGCTCGGAAACGCGCCTGCGAGGCCGGCGCCCGCGCCGCGACCCTCCCCGGCGTCACCGAGGCGGTGATGACCGCCGGCCTCGACGCCGACTACGAAGCCATCGAGCGGGGCTGTCGCGAGGTGCTCGCACAGGTCGACGGCGCCGACGAGATTCGCGTGACGGCGCCCGCCGGCACCGACCTGACCGTCCGCCCCGGCGACCGCGAGTGGCTGACCGACACCGGAATGGTCCACGACGCCGGCGATTTCTCGAATCTCCCCGCCGGCGAGACGTTCGTCAGTCCCGAAACGGCCAACGGCACCTACGTCGTCGACGGGACGATGATGCCCCACGGGCTCGTTCCGGAACCCCTCCGGTTCGAGGTGGAAGACGGCTACGTCACGCACATCTCCGACGACGCGGTGCGCGAACAGGTCGAGGCGGGCCGCGAGGAGGTGGGCGACGCCGCCGCCAACCTCGCCGAACTCGGTATCGGGACGAACGTCGGCGTGACGGAGCTCGTGGGATCGGTGCTGCTGGACGAGAAGGCCGCGGGCACCGTCCACGTCGCCATCGGCGACGACGCGAGCATCGGCGGCGACACCGAGGCCCCGCTTCACCTCGACGGGATCATCCGGGAGCCGACGGTGTACGCGGACGGGGAGGTCGTAGACCTCCCGACAGCCGAGCGGACGTGA
- a CDS encoding HVO_0476 family zinc finger protein: MTHPGPDAGDRVALACPSCTPTATTVHEVLKPGGHVTVRCTDCGHVHKERYDPPREVAVDVVVSQGDESLTTTVDVPAEETVARGEEFVVDTAEAIMQVRITAVELPDDQRVEEADVADVATLWTRAVDNVRVNVTVHPNDGRRDDSRSVTVSVPGDHEFVVGETAEFADEEFEITGVQVRDDAPEYRFEKLDHEGDSVFAKDVKRVYGRDVTSAAWSAW; this comes from the coding sequence ATGACTCATCCCGGCCCCGACGCGGGCGACCGCGTCGCCCTCGCCTGTCCCTCCTGTACGCCGACCGCGACGACGGTCCACGAAGTGTTGAAACCCGGCGGCCACGTCACCGTCCGCTGTACCGACTGCGGCCACGTCCACAAGGAGCGCTACGACCCGCCCCGGGAGGTGGCCGTCGACGTGGTGGTCTCGCAGGGCGACGAATCCCTGACGACGACCGTCGACGTGCCGGCCGAGGAGACGGTCGCCCGCGGCGAGGAGTTCGTCGTCGACACGGCCGAGGCGATCATGCAGGTGCGAATCACCGCCGTCGAACTCCCCGACGACCAGCGGGTCGAGGAAGCCGACGTGGCGGACGTGGCGACGCTCTGGACCCGCGCCGTCGACAACGTCCGCGTCAACGTGACCGTCCACCCGAACGACGGCCGGCGCGACGACTCCCGGAGCGTCACCGTGTCGGTGCCCGGTGACCACGAGTTCGTCGTCGGCGAGACGGCCGAGTTCGCGGACGAGGAGTTCGAAATCACGGGCGTCCAGGTGCGCGACGACGCCCCGGAGTACCGCTTCGAGAAACTCGATCACGAGGGCGACAGCGTCTTCGCGAAAGACGTCAAGCGGGTGTACGGCCGGGACGTGACCTCGGCTGCGTGGTCCGCCTGGTAG
- a CDS encoding type II glyceraldehyde-3-phosphate dehydrogenase translates to MTQVGVNGYGTIGKRVADAVAAQPDMDLVGVAKTRPNFEAETAARNGYPLYAAVPERVDRFAEEGLDLAGEVEGLVAAADVIVDCTPSGIGAENASLYTDHDTPAIFQGGEDADVADVSFNARANFDEAIGADSARVVSCNTTGLSRVLAPLSEAYGVEKARVTLVRRGGDPGQTGRGPIDDILPDPVTIPSHHGPDVNTIFPDLDIDTLGMKVPATLMHTHSVNVTLESDADAEDVRELFADETRLFQIPAGADIDGAGKLKEFAHDAGRPRGDLWENCIWAESITVEGRDLYLFQAIHQESDVVPENVDAIRALRGDADAAESMATTEDAMGVGIDY, encoded by the coding sequence ATGACACAGGTCGGCGTCAACGGCTACGGAACCATCGGCAAGCGCGTCGCGGACGCGGTGGCGGCACAACCGGATATGGATCTCGTCGGCGTCGCGAAGACGCGCCCGAACTTCGAGGCGGAGACGGCCGCGCGGAACGGCTACCCCCTCTACGCGGCCGTCCCGGAGCGGGTCGACCGCTTCGCCGAGGAGGGCCTCGACCTCGCCGGCGAAGTCGAGGGTCTCGTCGCCGCGGCGGACGTGATCGTCGACTGCACGCCCTCGGGGATCGGCGCCGAGAACGCCTCGCTCTACACCGACCACGACACGCCCGCCATCTTCCAGGGCGGCGAGGACGCCGACGTGGCCGACGTGAGCTTCAACGCCCGTGCGAACTTTGACGAGGCGATCGGCGCCGACTCCGCGCGGGTCGTCTCCTGTAACACCACCGGGCTCTCGCGGGTTCTCGCGCCGCTCTCGGAGGCCTACGGCGTCGAGAAGGCCCGCGTCACGCTGGTGCGCCGCGGCGGTGACCCCGGCCAGACCGGGCGCGGACCCATCGACGACATCCTCCCCGACCCCGTCACCATCCCCTCGCATCACGGCCCGGACGTGAACACCATCTTCCCCGACCTCGACATCGACACGCTGGGCATGAAGGTGCCGGCGACGCTGATGCACACCCACAGCGTCAACGTGACCCTGGAGTCCGACGCCGACGCCGAGGACGTTCGCGAACTCTTTGCCGACGAGACGCGCCTGTTCCAGATTCCGGCCGGCGCCGACATCGACGGCGCGGGCAAACTCAAGGAGTTCGCCCACGACGCCGGGCGCCCGCGGGGTGACCTCTGGGAGAACTGCATCTGGGCGGAGTCGATCACCGTCGAGGGCCGTGATCTCTACCTGTTCCAGGCCATCCATCAGGAGAGCGACGTGGTGCCGGAGAACGTGGACGCCATCCGCGCCCTGCGCGGCGACGCCGACGCCGCGGAGAGCATGGCGACCACCGAGGACGCGATGGGCGTCGGCATCGACTACTGA